The Mangrovivirga cuniculi genomic sequence TGGGTGAAGATGGAGCTGTTCAAGTTTTTGGCCAGCAAAAAGGCGTAGAAGAAGGAGCTCGGGAAATATATGAAGGTAAGATAAAGGCAATTATTAACCGTCTTCATGTGGATCATCAAATTAAAGGAATGGGAGCAAGTGGCGGCACCCCAGTTATATTTAATCATCTTAAAAGGGTAAAGCCAAAATTAGCCAGCGACCATATCTTTAAGGTGTTAGAGATAGAAAATCATATAAGAGAAAATGACCTGATAATAACAGGAGAAGGTAAGTTTGACAGTCAATCGATATCCGGAAAATTAACAGGCGAAATTTTAAAACTTTGTCATAAGCATCATAAAAAACTGATGATTCTATCAGCAATAGATGGAGGTTATTATCCTGAAGGGATTGAAGTTGTAATATTGGAGAATTATCTCAATCCTGATGAAAAGGATTCTCTTAATTATACTTCCCGGATGAAGAGAGCTTTACAGAAATGCATAAAAAAACACGACTGGTAAGCAGTCGTGTTTCAATATTATTTACTGGAAATTATTATGATTTCCATTTGATTGTACAACCGATCGCACGAGTATAATCTTCGCTTACTGATTTGCCGGCCTCAATTTCTTCGATGGCATTTTCAACATACTTGGTTTTTACATCATTAGGATTTTGAGGATTATCATCAATCGCACCGATGTAAACAACTTCAAACGTATTGCCTGATTTCTTTAATAGATAAACATGAGGCGTTTTAGTAGCTCCGTAAGTCATTGCTACCTCCTGAGTTTCATCATACAGGTAAGGGAAAGTAAATCCTTTTTCATCAGAACGTACTTTCATTTTATCGAAAGAATCTTCAGGCTGACGATCTTTGTCATTAGGGTTTATTGCAATAACAGGGTAACCCTTGCTTTCATATTTATTATTTAATTCAATGATTCTGTCTTCATATAATTTTGCGTATGGGCAGCTATTGCAAGTAAATATTACAATAATTCCATTTGCAGACTTGTAATCTGACATGCTAACCATCTTACCGTCGACATTTTTTAATTTAAAATCGACAGCTTTGTCTCCTACTTCATACCCCTGAGCTGATAAGCCCACTGATACGGTAAGAAGTAATATTAATGTAAATAAGTGTTTCATATTATAATGGAGATTAGTTCCTTATTTTATTTATATATTCGTTTAACTCGTCAAGGGTAAACTCTTTTTCTTCAAAATATTTTTTTTCCTTGTAAATAAATAGCGTTGCTGGTATAGCACCACTCCATTCATTACTTATACGGGGCATCCAATTATTTGGGTTTTCTTCAGCCAGAAAAAAAACTCTAGAATTCAGGTTTCTGTCTTCTACAAATGGAACAACCCGTTTTTCAAACTGATTTTTAAAATCAATACTAACAAGGTGCACAGATACCATGCCATCTTCATTTAATTCTTCAAAAGCAGGAATCTCTTTTATACAGGGTTTACACCAGGTAGCCCAAAAATTAAAAATGAGAACTTTATTACTTTCCTGATCCATGAGATTTTCCAGCTCATCGATGGTGATTTTTTCAACACTTTGACTTTTAGCGATAAAACCAAAGGAAACCATAAAAATCAATATATAAATATTTCTCATAAGAAAAGAAATTTAGCACAAAAAAGTGAAAGAATCAAAATTGTATTTTTTCAATATTGTGAAACATTTTTAAATGAATTATTCTACATAGAGTATCAAACTAAAACACTTTTAGTTTGTTTTCATCGATTTTGATAATTTCAGCCTGTTTTTATTCAGTGAAAATTGAAATATTTATTATGACAATGAATTCTGTCAGATGTATAAAAATGATCTCAGAATTCAATTTTTAAAGATTAGACTCAGATGTAAATTAATTGTTAACGGAATATAAATTTAACAATAAGAAGATAGATTTAAAGTCAAATGTTTTTGTTTAAAGTTTTCCACAAAATAGAAAAGTTATCCACAGTTTTCGTATTTTTTGTTATAACTACCTGATAATTAATTCATTACGACAATTTTGAAAAATTAAATTCTTGTGGATAACTGATTTGACTTATAATTATTGTACGACCGAACTATTATTTAAACTTTTAAAAAAAATGCGGTTATCATTAAATGAATTAACATTTTAGTCATTTATTTTTAAAAATTTAGTCCTTTTGTTGTCTTCGGAGTCGTGTACGATAGGCATTGAAAATCCTTGATTTAGATAGAAAGCCTGCATATTTCCCCTCATCAATTACAGGGAGGTTCCATGCCCCGGTGATTTCAAATTTATGCATTACAGATTCCATGCTTTCTTTAGAACTCACATAGGCAGGAGGGGAATGCATAATGCTTTTGATTATTATATTTTTTCTGGAATCTTCATCAAACATAATGCTTCTGACATCATCCAGTGTAACTATACCAACAAGTTCGTTTTTGTCCGAAACAACTGGAAAGATATTCCTTCTTGATTTTTGCACCAATTCAACTAAAGTTCCAAGTGTCGCTTCAGGGTCAATAGTAAGTAAATCCTTTTCGATGATCTTATTAAGATCTATCAGTGAGAGGAGTTGTTTGTCTTTATCATAATTAACAAGGTCGCCACTTTCAACCAATGGTTTTGAGTAGAATGAAAATTTTTCAAAGTTTTTGGCCGTGTTATAAGCAAGCGCACTTACCAGCATTAAAGGGATAAATAATTCATACCCACTGGTTATTTCAGCGATCAGGAATATAGCTGTCAGAGGAGCATGGAGCACTCCACTCATTATTCCACACATTCCAACTAATGTGAAGTTTGCAGGGCTGATCACTTCGGCACTAAAAATAAAGTTGACCAGAAGCGCATATAAATAACCCGTTACACCTCCTAAAAACAATGATGGACCAAAAATACCACCAGAACCACCAGAACCGATTGTTAGAGCAGTGGCAATGGGTTTTACCATAATAATGACAAAAAGAAAAATAAACAGGAACAATACACTGTCCGTGTTATCGAAAAATAGTGAGTTGGATATTAAATTCTCACCCTGGTTGTTGAGCAGTTGTTTGATAATTCCATAACCTTCGCCATATAAAGGAGGAAGAATAAATATTATAATTCCCAGGGCAGTACCTCCGATCAATGCCCTTTTTAATCCACCTTTTATTTTGTAAGTAAGACTTTCAAAATAAAACATTACCCGGGTGAAATAAACGCTGAAAATCCCTGTGATTAATCCTAGACCAGCATAATATAAAATATTTCCTTCCGAAAAATCTTCTTTGATCCGGTGTGAAAAGAGAACGTGTTCACCCAGCAGAGATAATGATATGACGGATCCGCTTACTGAGGCAATAAGAAGTGGAATAAAGGTTGCAATAGTTATTTCACTAAAGATCACTTCAATGGCGAAAATTACTCCAGCGATGGGTGAATTAAATATTGCTGAAATAGCTCCTGCTGCACCACACCCTATTAATAATGTCCTTTTCTTATAAGACAGGTGCATTATTCTTCCAAGATTAGAACCAATAGAGGACCCTGTCACTACAATTGGTGCCTCAAGACCCACAGAACCACCTAAACCTACAGTGACAGCACTGGTTAAAAGCCGGCTGTATTGGAGAGACCTCTTCATTTTACTCCCTTTTTTGGAAATAAAATAAAGTACAGTAGTTATTCCATGCCCTAAATGTTCTTTGAGGACGTATTTTGCCAGGAGATAGGTTAAGGCTATACCCACAGGAGGAATGAGTATAAAATAATATCTTGATTCGT encodes the following:
- a CDS encoding thioredoxin family protein is translated as MKHLFTLILLLTVSVGLSAQGYEVGDKAVDFKLKNVDGKMVSMSDYKSANGIIVIFTCNSCPYAKLYEDRIIELNNKYESKGYPVIAINPNDKDRQPEDSFDKMKVRSDEKGFTFPYLYDETQEVAMTYGATKTPHVYLLKKSGNTFEVVYIGAIDDNPQNPNDVKTKYVENAIEEIEAGKSVSEDYTRAIGCTIKWKS
- a CDS encoding TlpA family protein disulfide reductase gives rise to the protein MRNIYILIFMVSFGFIAKSQSVEKITIDELENLMDQESNKVLIFNFWATWCKPCIKEIPAFEELNEDGMVSVHLVSIDFKNQFEKRVVPFVEDRNLNSRVFFLAEENPNNWMPRISNEWSGAIPATLFIYKEKKYFEEKEFTLDELNEYINKIRN
- a CDS encoding chloride channel protein produces the protein MKKSNWIGKFLVWRIKHIDDKNFVLMLSILIGILAGLAAVVLKESVHLLQAQVTKNFNFNESRYYFILIPPVGIALTYLLAKYVLKEHLGHGITTVLYFISKKGSKMKRSLQYSRLLTSAVTVGLGGSVGLEAPIVVTGSSIGSNLGRIMHLSYKKRTLLIGCGAAGAISAIFNSPIAGVIFAIEVIFSEITIATFIPLLIASVSGSVISLSLLGEHVLFSHRIKEDFSEGNILYYAGLGLITGIFSVYFTRVMFYFESLTYKIKGGLKRALIGGTALGIIIFILPPLYGEGYGIIKQLLNNQGENLISNSLFFDNTDSVLFLFIFLFVIIMVKPIATALTIGSGGSGGIFGPSLFLGGVTGYLYALLVNFIFSAEVISPANFTLVGMCGIMSGVLHAPLTAIFLIAEITSGYELFIPLMLVSALAYNTAKNFEKFSFYSKPLVESGDLVNYDKDKQLLSLIDLNKIIEKDLLTIDPEATLGTLVELVQKSRRNIFPVVSDKNELVGIVTLDDVRSIMFDEDSRKNIIIKSIMHSPPAYVSSKESMESVMHKFEITGAWNLPVIDEGKYAGFLSKSRIFNAYRTRLRRQQKD